The following are encoded in a window of Sphaerisporangium siamense genomic DNA:
- a CDS encoding DUF1206 domain-containing protein translates to MNSVASAGNQARGTARQVTNTRTFDRLARFGMACRGALYALIGILALQIAFGGGGEEADKTGAVRTVAEQPFGTALLWLMAVGFVALALWQLSEAVMGTALDAKDRVEAASRTVVYALVVGSILSLLLRGSAGRSTDEQSKDLTATVMEWPGGRLIVGAIGLGIMALGAYWIYQGVKKKFLEHLRTGEMSPRTRNIVEKLGMVGYCARGVIALAAGVFFIRAAIVYDPDKAKGIDATLRSFADTPLGPWLLAVVALGVVLFAAYCFCEARWRRT, encoded by the coding sequence ATGAACTCCGTGGCCTCAGCGGGGAACCAGGCGCGGGGAACCGCGCGGCAGGTGACGAACACCCGGACATTCGACCGGCTGGCACGTTTCGGGATGGCGTGCCGGGGCGCCCTGTACGCGCTGATCGGCATCCTGGCACTGCAGATCGCCTTCGGCGGCGGGGGAGAGGAGGCGGACAAGACCGGGGCCGTGCGGACCGTGGCGGAGCAGCCGTTCGGCACCGCTCTGCTGTGGCTGATGGCCGTGGGCTTCGTCGCGCTCGCCCTCTGGCAGCTCTCGGAGGCGGTGATGGGCACCGCCCTCGACGCCAAGGACCGGGTCGAGGCCGCGAGCCGTACCGTGGTGTACGCCCTGGTGGTCGGCAGCATCCTGAGCTTGCTGCTGCGCGGCTCCGCCGGACGGTCCACCGACGAGCAGTCCAAGGACCTCACGGCGACCGTCATGGAATGGCCGGGCGGCCGGCTCATCGTCGGGGCGATCGGCCTCGGCATCATGGCGCTCGGCGCCTACTGGATCTACCAGGGCGTCAAGAAGAAGTTCCTGGAGCACCTGCGCACCGGCGAGATGTCCCCGCGGACGCGGAACATCGTGGAGAAGCTCGGCATGGTGGGCTACTGCGCCCGCGGCGTGATCGCCCTCGCCGCCGGTGTCTTCTTCATCCGCGCCGCGATCGTCTACGACCCCGACAAGGCCAAGGGCATCGACGCCACCCTGCGGTCGTTCGCCGACACGCCGCTCGGCCCGTGGCTGCTGGCCGTGGTCGCCCTCGGCGTGGTGCTGTTCGCCGCCTACTGCTTCTGCGAGGCCCGCTGGCGCCGCACCTGA
- a CDS encoding sensor histidine kinase: protein MSPLEPARRDGVPRQRWLLPGSVADAWEPEAATGRRVRRTTRDWLVDVAAFLLAIVFAVFTVATRVESSPAIPEELLALDQLTGALGCVALWLRRRWPVGLAVALTLAGTYSEFVAGATIVALFTVAVHRPLRVVAGVGVLAVATTFCYAALRPEPDMPASVVVAFGVTVAAAAVGWGMFVRAQRRLMLSLRERVDRAETEARLRAEQGRLRAEQAQREAREQIAREMHDVLGHRLSLLSVHAGALEFNPEAPREQVARAAAVIRESAHQALQELREVIGVLRAPTSAPTSVSDDAAISASTDVLTRALTDVPSGASTGAPASAPTGVHAGADAARPDRPQPTLAGLPRLVEESRQAGMRVTLLDEVGDPGAAPAALGRTAYRVAQEGLTNARKHAPGTEVVVRVSGGPGDGLTVELRNPLPARGGAATGIPGAGRGLIGLAERAALAGGRLACGPLASGEFRVLAWLPWPV, encoded by the coding sequence ATGTCCCCCTTGGAGCCCGCGCGGCGGGACGGCGTCCCGCGTCAGCGCTGGCTGCTGCCCGGCTCCGTCGCCGACGCCTGGGAACCCGAGGCCGCCACCGGGCGGCGCGTCCGCCGCACGACGCGCGACTGGCTCGTCGACGTGGCGGCGTTCCTGCTGGCCATCGTCTTCGCCGTCTTCACGGTGGCGACGCGCGTCGAGAGCTCGCCGGCGATACCGGAGGAACTGCTGGCCCTGGACCAGCTCACCGGCGCCCTGGGCTGCGTGGCGCTGTGGCTGCGCCGCAGGTGGCCGGTCGGCCTGGCCGTGGCCCTGACACTGGCCGGGACCTACTCGGAGTTCGTCGCGGGCGCGACGATCGTGGCCCTGTTCACCGTGGCCGTCCACCGCCCGCTGCGCGTCGTCGCCGGAGTCGGCGTGCTGGCCGTGGCGACGACCTTCTGCTACGCCGCCCTGCGGCCCGAGCCGGACATGCCGGCCTCCGTGGTCGTGGCCTTCGGCGTCACCGTCGCCGCGGCCGCCGTCGGCTGGGGCATGTTCGTGCGGGCCCAGCGCCGGCTCATGCTGTCGCTGCGCGAACGGGTGGACCGGGCCGAGACCGAGGCGCGCCTGCGCGCCGAGCAGGGACGGCTGCGCGCCGAGCAGGCGCAGCGCGAGGCGCGCGAGCAGATCGCCCGTGAGATGCACGACGTGCTCGGCCACCGGCTGTCGCTGCTCAGCGTGCACGCCGGCGCCCTGGAGTTCAATCCCGAGGCCCCGCGCGAGCAGGTGGCCCGGGCGGCTGCCGTGATCCGCGAAAGCGCCCACCAGGCCCTGCAAGAGCTACGCGAGGTCATCGGCGTACTGCGCGCTCCCACCAGCGCCCCCACCAGTGTCTCCGACGACGCCGCCATCAGCGCCTCCACCGATGTCCTGACGAGGGCTCTCACCGATGTCCCCAGCGGCGCCTCCACCGGCGCCCCCGCCAGTGCTCCCACCGGCGTCCACGCCGGCGCTGACGCCGCGCGACCGGACCGTCCTCAGCCCACGCTGGCCGGGCTGCCCCGGCTCGTCGAGGAGTCCCGGCAGGCAGGCATGCGGGTCACGCTCCTGGACGAGGTCGGCGATCCGGGCGCCGCGCCCGCCGCCCTGGGCCGCACCGCCTACCGCGTCGCGCAGGAGGGCCTGACCAACGCCCGCAAGCACGCCCCCGGCACGGAGGTCGTCGTCCGCGTCTCCGGCGGCCCCGGGGACGGGCTCACCGTCGAACTGCGCAACCCCCTGCCCGCGCGCGGCGGCGCGGCGACCGGTATCCCCGGTGCCGGGCGCGGCCTCATCGGGCTGGCCGAACGTGCCGCGCTGGCCGGGGGCCGCCTGGCCTGCGGCCCGCTCGCCTCCGGCGAGTTCCGCGTGCTGGCCTGGCTACCCTGGCCGGTATGA
- the icmF gene encoding fused isobutyryl-CoA mutase/GTPase IcmF — MHVPANPVRVVTAAALFDGHDAAINIMRRILQSQGAEVIHLGHDRSVDEVVTAAIQEDAQAVAISSYQGGHVEYFTYLVDLLRERGAGHVKVYGGGGGVIVPDEIAALERHGVAKIFSPEDGHRLGLTGMINTIIEACDVDLTEGAEPPAVETGDQRAVARAVTFAESGRAGAPYLDALRAAADARRVPVLGITGTGGSGKSSLTDELIRRLRVDYEDKVRVAVIAVDPTRRRGGGALLGDRIRMNSLGGGQVFFRSLATRGSHELPEHLADVIAVCRAAGNDLVIVETPGIGQGDAAIVPFSDVSLYVMTPEFGASSQLEKIDMLDFADVVAINKFDRRGAEDALRDVRRQLVRNREAFGTAPDQMPVYGTVASRFNDDGVTALYHALRGLLRDKGLADGPGLLPATDVRTSSTGAAIVPPARVRYLAEIADTVRGYHRRTAELAETARRRQRLAETGALLAAEGADTAAVDALRERAEGDLPADARELLDAWPETAEAYAADELVVTVRGKELRTPLWRTSLSGSRVPRVALPRFSDHGDLLRFLRAENLPGRFPFTAGVFPFKRADEDPTRMFAGEGDPFRTNRRFKLLSEGQPAVRLSTAFDSVTLYGHDPAERPDVYGKVGTSGVSIATLEDMKALYDGFDLTAPSTSVSMTINGPAPTILAYFLHTAIDQALDRFRAGNDREPTAEEAAEVRARTLATVRGTVQADILKEDQGQNTCIFSTDFSLRMMADVQEWFIQNGVRNFYSVSISGYHIAEAGANPITQLAFTLANGFTYVEAYLARGMAIDDFAPNLSFFFSNGMDPEYSVLGRVARRVWAVAMRDRYGAGERAQKLKYHIQTSGRSLHAQEMSFNDIRTTLQALIAVYDNCNSLHTNAYDEAVTTPSPESVRRAVAIQMIINREWGLAYNENPLQGSFVIDDLTDLVEEAVLAEFERISDRGGVLGAMETGYQRGRIQDESLLYETRKHDGSLPIVGVNTFRNPAGTTEHGSLELARGTEEEKRGQLTRVRDFQERHGADAPEALRRLREVAMSRENAFGALMDAARVCSLGQITDALFEAGGQYRRNV, encoded by the coding sequence GTGCACGTACCTGCAAACCCCGTGCGGGTGGTCACCGCGGCCGCCCTGTTCGACGGGCACGACGCCGCGATCAACATCATGCGGCGCATCTTGCAGTCTCAGGGCGCCGAGGTCATCCACCTCGGTCACGACCGCTCGGTGGACGAGGTCGTCACGGCCGCGATCCAGGAGGACGCCCAGGCCGTGGCGATCAGTTCCTACCAGGGCGGTCATGTCGAGTACTTCACCTACCTGGTCGACCTGCTGCGCGAGCGCGGCGCCGGGCACGTCAAGGTGTACGGCGGAGGCGGCGGCGTGATCGTCCCCGACGAGATCGCCGCGCTGGAGCGGCACGGCGTCGCCAAGATCTTCTCCCCCGAGGACGGCCACCGGCTGGGCCTGACGGGGATGATCAACACGATCATCGAGGCGTGCGACGTCGACCTGACCGAGGGCGCCGAGCCCCCGGCCGTCGAGACCGGCGACCAGCGGGCCGTGGCCAGGGCCGTCACCTTCGCCGAGTCCGGGCGGGCCGGCGCCCCGTACCTGGATGCGCTGCGGGCGGCGGCGGACGCGCGCCGCGTGCCCGTGCTCGGCATCACCGGCACGGGCGGCTCGGGCAAGTCCTCGCTCACCGACGAGCTGATCCGCAGGCTGCGCGTCGACTACGAGGACAAGGTGAGGGTCGCGGTCATCGCCGTGGACCCGACCCGGCGCAGGGGCGGCGGCGCGCTGCTCGGCGACCGGATCCGCATGAACAGCCTCGGCGGCGGCCAGGTGTTCTTCCGCTCGCTGGCCACGCGCGGCTCCCACGAGCTGCCCGAGCACCTCGCCGACGTGATCGCCGTGTGCAGGGCCGCCGGCAACGACCTGGTCATCGTCGAGACCCCGGGCATCGGGCAGGGCGACGCCGCGATCGTCCCCTTCAGCGACGTGTCCCTGTACGTCATGACGCCCGAGTTCGGGGCGAGCTCCCAGCTAGAGAAGATCGACATGCTGGACTTCGCCGACGTCGTGGCCATCAACAAGTTCGACCGGCGCGGCGCCGAGGACGCGCTGCGCGACGTGCGGCGCCAGCTCGTGCGCAACCGTGAGGCGTTCGGCACCGCCCCCGACCAGATGCCCGTCTACGGCACCGTGGCCTCCCGCTTCAACGACGACGGCGTCACCGCGCTGTACCACGCGCTGCGCGGCCTGCTGCGGGACAAGGGCCTGGCCGACGGGCCGGGGCTGCTGCCGGCCACCGATGTCAGGACCTCCAGCACCGGCGCCGCGATCGTGCCCCCCGCCCGAGTGCGCTACCTGGCGGAGATCGCCGACACCGTCCGCGGCTACCACCGGCGCACCGCGGAACTGGCCGAGACGGCGCGCCGCCGCCAGCGGCTGGCCGAGACCGGCGCGCTGCTCGCCGCCGAGGGCGCCGACACCGCCGCGGTGGACGCGCTGCGCGAGCGCGCCGAGGGCGACCTGCCCGCCGACGCGCGTGAGCTGCTCGACGCGTGGCCGGAGACCGCCGAGGCGTACGCGGCCGACGAGCTGGTGGTGACCGTCCGGGGCAAGGAGCTGCGCACGCCGCTGTGGCGCACCTCGCTGTCGGGCAGCCGCGTCCCCCGCGTGGCGCTGCCCCGGTTCTCCGACCACGGCGACCTGCTGCGGTTCCTGCGCGCGGAGAACCTGCCCGGCCGGTTCCCCTTCACCGCCGGGGTGTTCCCGTTCAAGCGCGCCGACGAGGACCCGACCCGCATGTTCGCCGGCGAGGGCGACCCGTTCCGCACCAACCGGCGCTTCAAGCTGCTGTCGGAGGGCCAGCCCGCCGTCCGCCTGTCCACCGCCTTCGACTCGGTCACCCTCTACGGCCACGACCCCGCCGAACGGCCCGACGTGTACGGCAAGGTGGGCACCTCGGGCGTGTCGATCGCCACGCTGGAGGACATGAAGGCGCTCTACGACGGCTTCGACCTCACCGCGCCGAGCACCTCGGTGTCGATGACGATCAACGGGCCCGCGCCGACGATCCTCGCCTACTTCCTGCACACCGCGATCGACCAGGCCCTGGACCGCTTCCGCGCCGGCAACGACCGCGAGCCGACCGCGGAGGAGGCGGCGGAGGTGCGCGCCCGCACGCTGGCGACCGTGCGCGGCACCGTGCAGGCCGACATCCTCAAGGAGGACCAGGGCCAGAACACCTGCATCTTCTCGACGGACTTCAGCCTGCGCATGATGGCCGACGTGCAGGAGTGGTTCATCCAGAACGGGGTGCGCAACTTCTACTCGGTGTCCATCTCCGGCTACCACATCGCCGAGGCCGGGGCCAACCCCATCACGCAGCTCGCGTTCACGCTGGCCAACGGCTTCACCTACGTCGAGGCGTACCTGGCGCGGGGCATGGCGATCGACGACTTCGCGCCGAACCTGTCGTTCTTCTTCTCCAACGGCATGGACCCCGAGTACAGCGTGCTCGGCCGGGTGGCCCGGCGGGTCTGGGCCGTCGCCATGCGCGACCGGTACGGCGCGGGCGAGCGGGCGCAGAAGCTGAAGTACCACATCCAGACCTCCGGGCGGTCGCTGCACGCCCAGGAGATGAGCTTCAACGACATCCGCACGACGCTGCAGGCGCTGATCGCCGTCTACGACAACTGCAACAGCCTGCACACCAACGCCTACGACGAGGCGGTCACCACGCCGAGCCCCGAGTCGGTGCGCCGCGCCGTGGCCATCCAGATGATCATCAACCGGGAGTGGGGCCTCGCCTACAACGAGAACCCGCTGCAGGGGTCGTTCGTCATCGACGACCTCACCGACCTGGTCGAGGAGGCGGTGCTCGCGGAGTTCGAGCGGATCTCCGACCGGGGCGGCGTGCTCGGCGCCATGGAGACCGGCTACCAGCGCGGCCGCATCCAGGACGAGTCGCTGCTGTACGAGACCCGCAAGCACGACGGGTCGCTGCCGATCGTCGGCGTGAACACCTTCCGCAACCCGGCGGGCACCACCGAGCACGGCTCGCTGGAGCTGGCCAGGGGCACGGAGGAGGAGAAGCGCGGGCAGCTCACCCGGGTGCGGGACTTCCAGGAGCGGCACGGGGCCGACGCGCCCGAGGCGCTGCGGCGGCTCAGGGAGGTGGCGATGTCCCGCGAGAACGCCTTCGGCGCCCTGATGGACGCGGCCCGCGTCTGCTCCCTCGGCCAGATCACCGACGCCCTGTTCGAAGCGGGAGGCCAGTACCGGCGCAACGTCTGA